A DNA window from Tachysurus fulvidraco isolate hzauxx_2018 chromosome 4, HZAU_PFXX_2.0, whole genome shotgun sequence contains the following coding sequences:
- the hs3st1l1 gene encoding heparan sulfate (glucosamine) 3-O-sulfotransferase 1-like1, with the protein MPLTTASLTVPWLCDLPETFPQCTATTPPITIPICWLPFSLLLSLSMAALLGSVFLLVLQTYAAPPDFIQMWPSAPTSGPGYLDNETVTPSLVPPPGTSKHLPHSIIIGVRKGGTRALLEMLDIHPEVAAAATEVHFFDWDENYAKGLEWYHDLMPYSYPHQITIEKTPGYFTSPSAPPRIHAMNSSMKLLLILRDPVERVISDYTQVYFNRLENHKPVHAIEDMLVRNGALNTRYKAIQRSLYDTYMRNWLLHFPLKQIHIVDGDMLIHNPLSELRKVEHFLELPPRIVASNFYFNQTKGFYCIRSDGRERCLHESKGRPHPPVNSTVLEQLRSYFRQHNHNFYQLVGRSFNWG; encoded by the coding sequence ATGCCACTCACAACTGCCAGCCTGACTGTGCCCTGGCTCTGTGATCTCCCTGAGACTTTTCCCCAGTGTACTGCTACAACGCCGCCAATTACCATTCCCATCTGTTGGCTGCCCTTCTCCCTGCTGCTCTCTCTGTCCATGGCTGCCCTGCTGGGATCTGTGTTCCTTCTGGTCCTACAGACATATGCTGCGCCTCCAGATTTTATCCAGATGTGGCCCAGTGCACCAACCTCAGGCCCTGGATATCTGGATAATGAGACAGTCACCCCATCCTTGGTGCCCCCACCTGGCACCAGCAAGCACCTCCCTCACAGCATTATCATTGGTGTCCGTAAAGGTGGCACGCGTGCTCTTCTGGAGATGCTGGACATTCACCCTGaagtagcagcagcagctacTGAAGTTCACTTCTTTGACTGGGATGAAAACTATGCCAAGGGCCTAGAGTGGTACCATGACCTTATGCCGTATTCATATCCTCACCAGATAACCATTGAAAAGACTCCAGGCTACTTCACCTCACCTTCAGCTCCACCCCGTATCCATGCCATGAACTCCTCAATGAAACTCCTGCTCATCTTGAGAGACCCGGTCGAGCGAGTGATCTCCGATTACACGCAGGTGTACTTCAATCGGCTGGAGAACCACAAGCCTGTTCATGCCATAGAGGACATGCTGGTCAGAAACGGGGCACTTAACACACGCTACAAGGCCATTCAGCGCAGTCTCTACGACACATATATGAGGAACTGGCTCCTTCACTTCCCTCTGAAACAGATCCACATTGTGGATGGGGACATGCTGATTCATAACCCTTTGTCAGAGCTGCGAAAGGTGGAGCATTTCCTCGAGCTGCCACCACGGATAGTGGCCTCCAACTTCTACTTCAACCAGACCAAGGGCTTCTACTGCATCCGCAGCGATGGGAGAGAAAGATGCCTGCATGAGTCCAAAGGGCGACCTCATCCTCCAGTGAACAGCACGGTTCTGGAGCAGCTCCGCTCCTACTTCCGCCAGCACAATCACAATTTCTACCAGCTGGTTGGACGCTCTTTTAACTGGGGCTAG